A window of Prolixibacter sp. SD074 contains these coding sequences:
- a CDS encoding sulfite exporter TauE/SafE family protein: protein MNGLQLLLITAATLGFVHTALGPDHYLPFIVLSKARNWSQTKTLWITFIGGVGHISGSVVLGIAGVALGISVNKLETIESYRGNLVGWMIIAFGALYSIYGIYKYLKNGGHTHLPHFLVPKKIRELHHQAITENEQNKEDNTKLTPWILFLIFVFGPCEVLIPLLIYPASQHNTFGVFAVSVIFGAATIITMLTIVLLGYKGSSLIKIKNREKYLHLVAGLMILVAGLGMQFLGW from the coding sequence ATGAATGGTTTACAACTGCTCCTGATTACCGCAGCCACATTGGGTTTCGTCCATACAGCGCTCGGTCCCGACCACTATTTGCCGTTTATCGTATTAAGCAAGGCCCGCAACTGGTCGCAAACCAAAACCCTTTGGATCACCTTCATTGGAGGCGTCGGGCACATTAGCGGTTCGGTGGTTCTGGGAATTGCGGGTGTAGCGCTCGGCATTAGTGTCAATAAACTGGAAACCATTGAATCGTACCGGGGAAACCTGGTTGGATGGATGATCATTGCCTTCGGGGCACTTTATTCAATTTACGGGATATACAAATACCTCAAAAACGGCGGACATACTCATCTACCCCACTTCCTTGTTCCTAAAAAAATAAGGGAACTACACCATCAGGCCATAACTGAAAACGAACAAAATAAGGAGGACAATACCAAACTGACACCATGGATTCTCTTTCTCATTTTTGTTTTTGGCCCATGCGAGGTGCTGATTCCCTTACTGATTTATCCGGCCTCTCAACACAATACCTTTGGCGTGTTTGCGGTTAGTGTTATTTTCGGGGCCGCCACTATCATTACCATGCTCACCATTGTTTTGCTGGGCTACAAAGGAAGTTCGCTAATCAAAATTAAAAACAGGGAGAAATACCTTCACCTGGTAGCCGGATTGATGATCCTGGTAGCGGGGCTGGGCATGCAGTTTTTGGGATGGTAA
- the larB gene encoding nickel pincer cofactor biosynthesis protein LarB — MTAKEILERYKSGNLDLTDALQHLSNNGIDEMGFATLDIDRLRRTGLPEVIYASGKTVEQVAQIAERLYLNGIDVLATRVTDAMYEAVKAAVPGAIYNPVAKTITYKHRDDGPGKGYIAIVAAGTSDMPVAEEAAETVRFLNNRVETIYDVGVAGIHRLFHKLDVIRNARVIIVVAGMEGALASVIGGLVDKPVIGVPTSVGYGANFGGLSALLSMLNSCASGVSVVNIDNGFGAACQAALINKL, encoded by the coding sequence ATGACAGCGAAAGAGATACTTGAACGATACAAAAGCGGAAACCTGGACCTGACCGATGCACTCCAACATCTGTCCAACAATGGCATCGATGAGATGGGTTTTGCCACACTTGATATCGACCGCTTACGCCGGACCGGTCTTCCTGAAGTGATTTATGCTTCCGGGAAAACCGTGGAGCAGGTGGCACAAATTGCTGAACGCTTATATCTAAACGGCATCGATGTATTAGCTACACGTGTAACGGATGCCATGTACGAAGCCGTAAAAGCGGCCGTTCCTGGCGCTATTTATAACCCGGTGGCGAAAACCATTACGTATAAACACCGTGATGACGGGCCGGGGAAAGGGTATATCGCCATTGTAGCGGCTGGCACATCGGATATGCCGGTTGCCGAAGAAGCCGCTGAAACAGTTCGCTTTCTAAACAACCGGGTTGAAACGATTTATGATGTGGGTGTGGCCGGTATTCACCGGTTGTTTCATAAGCTCGATGTTATCCGGAATGCGCGGGTGATTATTGTCGTTGCCGGCATGGAAGGTGCCTTGGCCAGCGTCATTGGCGGGTTGGTGGATAAACCGGTTATTGGTGTTCCTACCAGCGTAGGCTATGGTGCTAATTTTGGCGGATTGTCTGCATTGCTCTCCATGCTGAACAGCTGTGCCAGCGGGGTTTCGGTGGTGAATATCGACAACGGTTTCGGGGCGGCCTGCCAGGCTGCTTTAATCAACAAACTATAA
- the larC gene encoding nickel pincer cofactor biosynthesis protein LarC, protein MKILYYDCFAGISGDMNLGAMIDLGVDPGYLESELAKLNINGFHLKIEKDIRQGISGTKATVIIENPENEKHRHLRHVGEIVNNSPLSLNVKTTALSIFRRIAEAEAKVHNIDIQKVHFHEVGALDSIADIVGAAICLNYLNVDKVLSSSIQLGGGTVNCAHGIMPVPAPATALIVMNIPVKTGLVQHEATTPTGAAILAATVDEFTEQINFPITQTGYGIGQRDVPGVPNILRVYLSETREEMTDVTTETATMLECNIDDMSPEHYSYLLDLLFEAGAGDAWLTPVIMKKSRPATQLAVLCPSELSVRMKTIIFENTTSIGLREYSIQKSMLRREEQVVETDLGNVRVKKSYFNGKRVNVKPEFEDCKNLAIQHNISITEVEKAVSKVI, encoded by the coding sequence ATGAAAATCTTATATTACGATTGCTTTGCCGGGATCAGTGGCGATATGAACCTCGGGGCGATGATTGACCTTGGGGTCGATCCCGGCTACCTCGAAAGTGAACTGGCTAAATTGAACATCAACGGTTTTCACCTGAAGATTGAGAAAGATATCCGTCAAGGTATTTCGGGAACAAAGGCGACCGTCATCATTGAAAATCCGGAAAACGAAAAGCACCGCCACCTGCGACATGTCGGGGAAATTGTCAACAACTCGCCGCTTTCGCTGAATGTGAAAACTACAGCACTTAGCATTTTCAGGCGGATAGCGGAAGCAGAAGCCAAAGTCCACAATATAGATATTCAAAAAGTGCATTTCCATGAAGTGGGGGCGCTCGATTCGATTGCAGATATTGTCGGTGCAGCCATTTGCCTCAACTATCTCAATGTGGACAAAGTGCTTTCTTCTTCCATCCAACTGGGTGGAGGAACAGTGAATTGTGCACACGGCATCATGCCGGTTCCGGCTCCGGCCACTGCCCTTATCGTCATGAATATTCCGGTAAAAACCGGGCTCGTACAACACGAAGCCACTACTCCGACCGGCGCTGCGATATTGGCGGCAACCGTCGATGAATTTACCGAACAAATCAATTTTCCCATCACCCAAACAGGTTACGGGATTGGCCAGCGCGATGTACCCGGCGTACCGAATATTTTACGTGTCTACCTTTCGGAAACCCGGGAAGAGATGACCGATGTGACCACTGAAACCGCTACCATGCTGGAGTGCAACATCGACGATATGAGCCCGGAACATTACAGCTACCTGCTGGATTTACTTTTCGAAGCAGGCGCCGGCGATGCCTGGCTTACCCCCGTCATCATGAAAAAATCGCGACCAGCAACACAATTGGCTGTTTTGTGCCCGAGTGAATTGTCGGTCAGAATGAAAACCATCATTTTCGAAAACACCACGTCCATTGGCTTACGCGAATATTCGATACAAAAGAGTATGCTTCGCCGTGAGGAACAGGTTGTTGAAACCGACTTGGGAAATGTACGCGTAAAAAAAAGCTATTTTAATGGCAAGCGGGTGAATGTCAAACCAGAGTTTGAAGACTGCAAAAACCTGGCCATTCAGCACAATATTTCAATCACGGAAGTAGAAAAAGCAGTGTCAAAAGTAATCTGA
- the larE gene encoding ATP-dependent sacrificial sulfur transferase LarE, giving the protein MNLSKEIQTKLDELEAWFQDRDGSIVAFSGGIDSSLVLFLARKFQGKEKAIGVISNSESLKKKDFQLANDFCAQFDIHLEIIKTEELADERYNQNPVNRCFFCKEHLFHDLTEICEKYPGYHVLSGTNFDDLGDYRPGIDAAKKYEVLSPMVDCQITKEELREIARHFELPNWDKPASPCLSSRIPYNQSVTLEKLKQIEAAEDILNGYGFDNVRVRHYGTFGKIEVQPDDLKKLTLVQDEIVAKITALGFEHCEIDREGLISGKLNRVVKK; this is encoded by the coding sequence ATGAATCTGTCAAAAGAGATACAAACAAAACTTGATGAGCTGGAAGCCTGGTTTCAAGACAGGGACGGTTCGATTGTGGCTTTCTCCGGAGGAATCGATTCGTCACTTGTTCTTTTTCTGGCGCGAAAATTCCAGGGAAAAGAAAAAGCCATTGGCGTGATTTCGAACTCCGAGAGTTTAAAAAAGAAAGACTTTCAGTTGGCTAACGATTTCTGCGCGCAGTTCGACATTCATCTGGAAATCATTAAGACAGAAGAGCTGGCTGACGAACGCTATAACCAGAATCCGGTCAACCGCTGCTTCTTCTGCAAGGAGCATCTTTTTCATGATCTGACCGAGATTTGTGAGAAGTACCCGGGATATCACGTATTGAGCGGAACCAACTTCGATGATTTGGGTGATTACCGTCCGGGAATTGATGCGGCTAAGAAATATGAGGTGCTGTCGCCCATGGTTGATTGCCAGATAACAAAAGAAGAGTTGCGCGAGATAGCCCGGCATTTTGAATTACCAAACTGGGATAAACCTGCCAGTCCTTGCCTGAGCTCCCGCATCCCCTACAACCAATCGGTTACGCTTGAAAAACTCAAACAGATTGAAGCTGCTGAAGATATTCTGAATGGTTATGGCTTTGACAATGTACGGGTACGCCACTACGGAACTTTCGGAAAGATAGAAGTGCAGCCGGACGATTTAAAGAAACTCACACTTGTTCAGGACGAAATAGTGGCGAAAATCACCGCATTGGGATTTGAACACTGTGAAATCGATCGCGAAGGGCTCATTTCCGGTAAACTGAACCGGGTAGTAAAAAAATAA